ACGTAAGGGAAACTTAATCAACTGGCAACCTTAAAATCCACGAAACAGGAGTCAGCGCTCAGAAGCAGTACGAGTAAAGCACTTTCGTCAACTGAAATACTCAGAAGCGTGACACAGTGAGCAGCAGCACTGTTTGGCAAATAATTTTCGGCTTGTCcgtttatttattgaaatcactgtaagtatgtatgtggatACATAATAGTCATACCTTTGTATCAAACTTCATGCCTGCAACGCACAAAGCGCTTCCTGCCACAACTAAACAAATCTACCCTTAAAAAGGCGCGGGGGTAAAAGCACAGTCAAAAACGAAAAAGCTGCGTAAACAAAgtgatatacatacttacgcatataaaaatatgtatacataaattacTAGAAAAAAGCAAACTTATCGACAAGCAAATGCGTAATTGCGATGCTCTCAACGAGGCTGGTCTGCTTTTGAATGAGTCCGCAGAGTCTCGCTTAAATTACATCGCTCCAAACagatgtttacatatatacaactttGTACGATATATACtaatggtatatacatatgtacatatatatacatgtaactACAATCGCATTTGTAGAATGGAGTAGCAATCGCTTGCTACGAGCCTATCCCTACGAAACCGGTAAGCGCAGACTACAGCCGACATTCGTGCGCAGCGCTGAGTCGATGTCTACACGCGGTGCGGTAATCCAGacgaaaatagtaataaatgttaaacatattaaaattatttaataacaaaatacataagtacatatacacaaacgaAGTATAACGCGCTGCCGCTTAATCTAATCTATGCACCGCAGATTTCGgcagtaatttttttgtttgcgacCGAGCGCAGCATTCGCGCAGACAGCAGCGTGCTGTGCGGAACCGCGTCTGTGAGAGGCACGAGCAagttttactaaataaattagCGCGAAAGAGGTGTGTCGGTTTGGCAGCAGTAGAAGGCGAGCTTTGAGCAGTGTCACCAGCAACTGGATTCCGGGAAATCTTAAGCGAAATGGAGAAACGCGCTGGTGAGTACCAAAGGCAGAGGCGGAAGCGCTTAAAGATAACAATAAATTCGTTTCGGTGAAAGTAGCTGGTTGGTCACATGTTTGCATTTTACAGACAAGCCCACACACACCGACCCTATAATCTCGATTTTGGGTAGCGATTTGGGTCCTTGGCAGCTTATTATCTGCTTATGgatttttctctcgaaatttCCCACTGGCTGGGTACAAATCTCAATGGTGTTCCTACAGTCGCCAATTCAAGCTACCTGCGTTGATCCTGTTAGCAATATCAGTATTTGCTCCGGGCACTGCCATGCTTTCGTCTATGAGCATATCAACTTTGAAGAGAATATAATCACTGAATGGAATTTGACCTGCGATCGTGAGTGGCTATCCAGTTTGGCACAGAGCTTTGTTATGATTGGCATAATGCTGGGCAATATTATATTCGGACTCTTCGCAGATAagtgagtacatacatatgtatataattatatgtatattaatatacatagcatatatttatatgtatttatttattgattgtttATTGTATAATCTGCGCTTTATTGCAGATGGGGTCGTCGTCCCATGTTTGTGAGTGCCTGCGTTATGCAACTCATTTTTGGTTGTCTTGTTTCTGCGGCGCCATGGTTTTGGCTTTTTGTGGTGTTTCGCTTTTTGGATGGTTTCGCCACAGGCGCTACCATGTCCACAGGGTGGGTAAACAAGTGAAGTGCTTGCTTGAAATTCGTTACTCAATATACTCTTATCTTCAGCTTCACGATTATCATGGAGATTGTGGGCAAAAGCAAACGTGAAATAATGGCCATACTCTATCAAATACCCTTCAATTTGGGTCATGCCACTTTACCGTTATTCGCCTACTATCTGCGCCACTGGCGTTGGTATCATCTTGCCTTCTCATCATTCTCGGTATTATACCTGCTATTTTATTGGACCGTGCCAGGTACGTATTGCGCGCAAACACGAATTTATACAACACACTTTCacttaaaatgaattaaattcatTCGCACACATTTCAGAGTCACCACGCTGGCTCTTCACCACCGGTCGCACTGACCGCGCCGTCAAAATACTTGAAGCCGGTTGCAAGCGCAATAACATGCCTACCGACAACATACGCACCGAACTCGAACAGGCCGCACAAATTACAGCCGCCACAACGACATCGAAGAAGGGCAACATCATTGATCTTTTCCGTCATCCGTATCTGTGTCAGAAAACCTTGGCGATGGCCTTTAATTGGCTAGTAGTCTGTCTCGTTTACTATGGCGTCTCACAGCATATATCACACCTAAGCGGTAATATCTTTATGAATGTCGCGATAGGCGCTACGCTGGGTGTGCCGGGCACACTCATATGCGTGCCGATGACCAAATATCTCGGACGTCGCATAACGCTCTTCCTCTCAAACTCGCTCAGCGGCATTGCTTTGATGATTTTGGCTTTCGCGCCATCGCTGAACAGCACCATGACTGTGGCGATGGCTACAATTGGTCTCTTTGGCGCATCGGTAACTTTTCCGAATGTTTATCTTTACGGCGGTGAGCTGTTTCCGACAGTGGTGCGTAATTCGGGTGTCGGCTTGTGTTCGTTTGTTGGTCGCGTTGGCTCAATTATTGCACCATTCATATCAGGCATGTCGACTCGTGGTCTGTGGATACCACCGGCCGTGTTTGGCGGCTTCTCACTGGCAGCAGCTGCTTCGGTCTTTCTGATGCCGGAGACACGAGGTTTTCCCTTGCCCGAGACTATCGAGGACGGCGAGACGTTCGGCAAAAATCAAAAGAGGTCAAAATTGTGAATAGAGCCCTAGTAAACCCTAGTAAATATATGTTATTCAAGCATTATGTTGAGACATTTTATTGACTGTTATAAATTGCCATTGCATACGACTATGTACGTGTATTTACGTTCGTATGTGCAATTATTTCTATGCAGGGAAATGTGAACTTTACAATATTATAGCTGATTATAGtaataattattgtaaataaataaaaattattatttttaatgtagtTGAAGATAAATGTTTTCAATTCTATGGTACATCTGAGCTCTTCCTTAGCATCCATAGTTGATGACTGTAAACGACAGGGTaaagataattttattgaaaaagaaaaaccatttggaatatttttgtgcTATTTGCTAATACCTGATCACGTAACTCTTATTCAAAAATTGTACTCAGCCCAAAATGCCATAGAAGAAAAATTATTCTAACATTTCGGATTTGTTAGCGAAGATGGCATAATAAAAAACTAGTTACTCCCTCATTTCCTGTTGCAAAATATACCAGCTAATATATTATCTTTTTTCGTTGACAAGTTCCAAAAATCTATGAgaagtataatatatttattcttGAAATTTGTTCTAGCAGCTCTCTCACGAAATAAAGAATATTGTTCATGTCTTTTTTGTGGCTAGCCTACAACTTGAGCATCACTATCACAGATCGTGTTTGGGTTCCCAGTCAGTTTGTCTACTATTAACTAATGAGCTGGCAAAATATCCCCTCCCTGTTcatcataaatttaaattgttcttACTTTCTTCGTTACACCTTAGATTAGATTTTAGGTGTTTTACGACAATgcaataaactatttttaaaagtcAAGTAAATATTTGTAAGCTACTAGTATTTATGTGATATAAACTACAAACACACTAGTTCAGTTTTCAACTGTTGTGAAACCACGAGGCACTAAAGTATTTTAAAACCAGAAAGGAAGAGCTAAGTAAGGGTGAAAACGGATATATCATATTCTTACAACTTGCAAGGGTTAAAGTCAGATACGCACCGTTATATAAAAAACAGGctctttcaattttattaagataacacACATATTGGACGATATActtatgcggtataaagtcaaccggaagttcaaaaatctttatatgaagtacatatgtacgataTATGCGGGCTCACGGAAGTGTTGacccaattcaacccatttgcagcacacatacataaatataaattaaaattgttcaattcacaacctgtcgtaaaacatcgtaaaatcgtaacattatacatttttacacttgtttttttataattttacgattttacgatgctttacgaaaggttgtgaattgctcaaATATTTAATACCTTGGTGCTCGAAGTTCAGACATagctgtcatcaaataaacagtcgtcgcactcgcgacttggctcccacgtcactgatgacagtcataacttcgaggCCGTAGATTATTTCGTCTATCTttaaaccagcattaacaccaacaacaacgtcagcctcgcaGAACAACTCTTGCttataggtgctacttcggatagAGTATAGGAGAGGACTttcaattaagaagtaaagtcctctcttgaggaacaaaaaccaaactctataagtcactctgcggaagatttatggtgagctgtataagatatacgacgacattgctcaagttcagcgaattaagggacagcggctgcgctggccaggtcttgttgtccggatggaagaaaacactccagctttgaaggttttctaTTCAGTACCCGTCGTTGGAAGCAGAGGAGAGGAACACCTCCACTTCTTTGGAAAGACCATTtgtagaaggacctggctacacttggagtctccaattggcTCCAAGCAGCAAAAAGGAactgccaataaagaagaagaaggagcttgaaaagttttggttggatttggagaATTTCTAACCGTAAGGGTTCATACtccaaaggcattattcgtgcaaagtttgatatcaattgcttcttgatttgtacattGAAaaggaaagaatcagatggaatatAGAACAGTGTTATATGGACAGCAGGGATGGCTGTATTCCGATATCgcacattttcacactgtaacataaaaatgtcagAGGAATATTTCGTTCCAAAATTGATTGAAATCGGTAAGGCTGGTCTTAAGATATgtgttttcacctaaaagtgggcggtgccatgccCATCGTCCTATTTTGACTTTGGCTCCAGTAAATCCCTGTCATGCCATTTCGagggtaaaatttaatggcCCTGGCATATTTAGTTACTGGTATATCGCCCTTTAGTAGCTTTTAACAGTACTGTTTTAAGGGGAGTGAGCTGGGTCTCcattcgatttcatccatttttacaatgTCGGTAAGAGTTCTTGTCATATTTGCGCTGGGtgaatttgtttgttgtagtttAAGCGATTTAAGATGCCCTTTGCTATTGCGATCCACTATGCCAAATTACAggtctatatcttaatttagtgcttagttatggcactttataagttttcggttaatgttGTTTATGGGCGTAGCAGTGGTCGGATTACGCCCATCTCcgaactcgtattttttttcAGGAAAAAATACCACGCCttaattttactcaaattataGTTTgaacgaacggacggacggtgagccagacagtcacccggatttcaacttttctagtcatcctgatcatttatgtatatatacataaccctatatctatctcgcttagttttaggtgatacgtaagTGAAcagaactattatactctgtggcaacatgttgcaagaatataaaaatcttGCCAAAGAAATCGTGAATATATTACAACCAAACTTGGTATCATCATGACTTATATTGAGAGCCATCAAATTGGGCTTGGgtttattgctatatttttgtTCATGTCAGAGAATATCATATTAGAGTCTTATTAAAATGAGAGCTATGTGATATAAACTCAACCGAAGaagctaaatttaatatgtttagTTGATGTGACGTGATTTGAGGTTTAGACCAATTCCATTCATAATTAGCGGTAACCACATAATTTTCTAGGAAACTTGTCCTTGTATTTGGTGAAAAGGTCcggagatatgtgattttatctaaaagttttaatatcTCTTTATTAATCGCTCCTTAAGAAATTTTCA
The sequence above is drawn from the Bactrocera tryoni isolate S06 chromosome 1, CSIRO_BtryS06_freeze2, whole genome shotgun sequence genome and encodes:
- the LOC120766639 gene encoding organic cation transporter protein-like, which translates into the protein MEKRADKPTHTDPIISILGSDLGPWQLIICLWIFLSKFPTGWVQISMVFLQSPIQATCVDPVSNISICSGHCHAFVYEHINFEENIITEWNLTCDREWLSSLAQSFVMIGIMLGNIIFGLFADKWGRRPMFVSACVMQLIFGCLVSAAPWFWLFVVFRFLDGFATGATMSTGFTIIMEIVGKSKREIMAILYQIPFNLGHATLPLFAYYLRHWRWYHLAFSSFSVLYLLFYWTVPESPRWLFTTGRTDRAVKILEAGCKRNNMPTDNIRTELEQAAQITAATTTSKKGNIIDLFRHPYLCQKTLAMAFNWLVVCLVYYGVSQHISHLSGNIFMNVAIGATLGVPGTLICVPMTKYLGRRITLFLSNSLSGIALMILAFAPSLNSTMTVAMATIGLFGASVTFPNVYLYGGELFPTVVRNSGVGLCSFVGRVGSIIAPFISGMSTRGLWIPPAVFGGFSLAAAASVFLMPETRGFPLPETIEDGETFGKNQKRSKL